One window from the genome of Daphnia pulex isolate KAP4 chromosome 9, ASM2113471v1 encodes:
- the LOC124201662 gene encoding uncharacterized protein LOC124201662: MNQIGADPEELGFSLDTDFKIKEEIQVALCTDLKQAQNVIDKQATEILQLKADLEDWIYNQTGIPPREKPSTTTSTTTSTTTEDPDGLSCFSCKNRENGIYPYPDLACTKYFYYCSNGMAYLQDCPTAGTIFYYALCACEFPRNVPGCEDYTGGAVSGQR, from the exons ATGAATCAGATTGGTGCGGATCCCGAAGAATTGGGTTTTTCTCTCGATACagacttcaaaataaaagaagaaatccaagTGGCCTTATGCACTGATCTGAAACAAGCGCAAAATGTCATCGATAAGCAAGCTACGGAGATCCTTCAACTCAAGGCCGATCTTGA AGATTGGATTTACAATCAAACTGGAATTCCGCCAAGAGAGAAGCCTTCTACGACTACCAGTACCACCACGTCAACAACGACGGAAGATCCTGACGGTTTGAGTTGTTTTAGTTGCAA GAATagggaaaatggaatttatCCTTATCCTGATCTCGCATGCACAAAATACTTTTACTATTGCTCTAATGGAATGGCTTATCTTcag gATTGCCCCACTGCTGGTACCATCTTTTACTATGCTCTATGCGCTTGTGAATTTCCAAGAAACGTTCCCGGCTGCGAGGACTACACTGGGGGAGCCGTAAGTGGCCAACGATAA
- the LOC124201663 gene encoding ionotropic receptor 93a-like, whose protein sequence is MASSALKSAIILLMLTRIYDCTTYVDDFEIQVNNLRGGYGTDNKTLLRVVMLHLPPFFDVVRNSSNHIIKLGGVIVPVLLWLSRTMNLKFEIIPDNIYSVEDNAAGKGLMSYIVEGRAEILFGPIVATHSRFQKLNYPYPLVNSHFGLVIPMPSSEVDVNAVWKPFQGQIWIFLVASMTATMLCLYGISHFIAEFMKNSERRNNQAHLDKLFEDIGRAFQYVFGVILSQGLLAQGGTSRDQRLTIRVLAGTWCVACFVLVTAYSSVLISFVTSPNYKPLIRSVHDIPKNPQIKITVNQGWLPDRLFSNADEGIFKYLGDQLRKEPDLRCSVTEECLERVRKGFSAYVQEYRTVQSNIGLDLKKTGKCDFTIAKELFFSHAAGLAVAKNMDIEPYSRGLLKAHEAGFVAFWFKRDMVDASRCLNPMRDVASNKQRVTLAGLSGAFVALAFGLALSVLCFCGEFICMR, encoded by the exons ATGGCATCATCCGCATTGAAATCTGCGATTATTCTGCTAATGCTGACTCGAATTTACGATTGTACAACTTATGTTGACGATTTTGAAATCCAAGTCAACAATTTACGAGGAGGTTATGGTACCGATAACAAAACATTACTCCGCGTCGTAATGCTTCAT CTTCCTCCGTTTTTTGATGTTGTAAGAAACTCCAGTAACCATATCATCAAACTTGGAGGAGTTATCGTTCCAGTTCTACTATGGCTCTCTCGCACCATGAATTTAAA ATTCGAAATTATACCAGACAACATATACAGCGTCGAGGATAACGCTGCCGGAAAAGGTCTTATGAGCTATATCGTTGAAGGG aGAGCCGAAATATTATTTGGACCGATCGTTGCGACACACAGCCGTTTCCAGAAACTAAACTACCCTTATCCGCTTGTTAACAGTCATTTTGGTCTTGTCATTCCGATGCCGAGTTCAGAAGTGGACGTCAATGCAGTTTGGAAGCCATTCCAGGGACAG ATCTGGATCTTTTTGGTGGCCTCCATGACGGCAACCATGCTCTGCCTATACGGCATCAGCCATTTCATTGCTGAATTCATGAAGAATTCAGAAAGGAGGAACAATCAAGCTCATTTAGACAAACTTTTTGAAGATATTGGTCGAGCCTTTCAGTATGTCTTTGGAGTTATTTTATCTCAGG GTCTGCTAGCTCAAGGTGGAACGAGTCGCGATCAAAGGTTGACCATTCGCGTTCTGGCCGGCACTTGGTGCGTCGCTTGTTTCGTTCTGGTGACGGCCTACAGTAGCGTCCTCATCTCATTTGTAACGTCACCTAATTACAAGCCGTTAATTCGATCCGTTCACGACATACCCAAAAACccacaaatcaaaatcactGTCAACCAAGGATGGTTACCAGATCGTCTTTTTTCG AATGCAGACGAAggtattttcaaatatttgggAGATCAGCTAAGAAAGGAACCCGACTTACGTTGCAGCGTTACCGAGGAATGTTTGGAGCGAGTACGAAAAGGATTCAGCGCTTatgtccaa GAATATAGAACCGTGCAGTCAAACATCGGCTTGGATTTGAAGAAAACTGGCAAATGCGATTTTACAATCGCAAAGGAACTTTTCTTTAGCCATGCGGCCGGCCTGGCAGTTGCGAAGAATATGGACATTGAACCTTATTCCCGAGG ATTGTTAAAGGCTCACGAAGCTGGATTCGTAGCTTTCTGGTTCAAACGAGATATGGTCGATGCGTCCCGTTGTCTGAATCCGATGCGGGATGTGGCCTCAAACAAACAGCGAGTGACACTTGCTGGTTTAAGCGGAGCCTTTGTCGCCCTTGCCTTTGGACTCGCATTGTCCGTGTTATGCTTTTGCGGTGAA ttcATCTGTATGCGATGA
- the LOC124202809 gene encoding homeobox protein Nkx-6.1-like, with protein MPSGVRLADPVALGITTCSNSDVSLNNPNSSIDTFSCAKPLDLATNTKIALNESFTSSDDSVKMGCSENIDSSSCSSSPITRDSPTDLSRKESSSGLSNQQQHMLPVRDDREGISSPSVNHNLFFSRSVDRISPIEGSLPGFRSYSANHDPPEFQSMHSALQICSPQHGLPSFHYIPRLTSFPLAPTSSKHPMALSSPVVVPPATTQKLGKTVEAFDISSKVNQHVRPVEISKSPSLLLEPVNTTPTEENSSVSATPHGIENILNRPLPRPALVMSPVSQQCHQQSCSSNTPQFQSSFLGLPRSQIALDFSSGVNSIGLHSPNFSGIYWPTLQSFIDNPGLQTLRDRLKRNDSEELNCRLEQDSKKKHTRPTFSGQQIFALEKTFEQTKYLAGPERAKLAYGLNMSESQVKVWFQNRRTKWRKKHAAELATAKKRQEEAEVVNDDLFDDEEIYTDDSVDVKQK; from the exons ATGCCAAGTGGCGTCAGATTGGCTGATCCCGTCGCACTTGGAATCACAACTTGTAGTAATTCTGACGTCAGTTTAAATAACCCCAACAGTTCGATCGACACCTTTTCCTGTGCAAAGCCCCTGGACCTAGCAACCAATACTAAAATTGCGTTGAATGAATCTTTCACCTCGTCGGACGACAGCGTGAAAATGGGCTGCTCGGAGAATATCGACTCGTCAAGTTGTAGCTCCAGCCCAATCACCCGAGACTCTCCAACCGATTTAAGTCGAAAGGAATCATCATCAGGTCTCTCCAATCAGCAACAGCACATGTTACCAGTTCGAGACGACCGGGAAGGCATCAGCAGTCCATCAGTTAACCACAACTTATTCTTTTCCCGCTCAGTCGATCGAATTTCACCGATCGAAGGCTCTCTGCCTGGATTCCGATCTTACAGTGCCAATCACGATCCTCCTGAATTCCAGTCTATGCATTCCGCTCTGCAGATCTGTTCGCCGCAACATGGTCTCCCGAGTTTCCACTACATTCCGCGATTAACGTCTTTCCCGTTGGCGCCTACTTCTTCCAAACATCCGATGGCTCTTTCGTCCCCGGTTGTCGTACCGCCGGCCACCACTCAGAAGTTGGGCAAAACGGTCGAAGCATTTGATATTTCCTCGAAGGTAAATCAGCACGTGCGTCCCGTAGAGATTTCCAAGTCGCCGTCGCTGCTGTTGGAACCGGTGAACACTACGCCGACGGAAGAGAATTCCTCGGTTTCGGCAACACCTCACGGGAtcgaaaacattttgaatcgaCCACTGCCGCGGCCGGCCCTTGTGATGTCGCCGGTGTCTCAACAGTGCCACCAGCAATCGTGTTCGAGTAATACCCCCCAATTCCAGTCATCCTTCCTTGGATTACCAAGGAGCCAAATAGCGTTGGATTTCTCGAGCGGAGTCAACAGCATAGGTCTGCACTCACCGAATTTCTCAGGAATTTACTGGCCGACTTTGCAGTCGTTCATCGATAACCCTGGACTGCAAACGTTAAGAGACCGTTTAAAAAGAA ATGATTCTGAAGAACTCAATTGCCGCTTGGAACAAgattcaaagaagaaacacacGCGGCCAACCTTTAGCGGCCAACAGATCTTCGCCCTGGAGAAAACGTTCGAACAGACGAAATATTTGGCGGGTCCCGAACGAGCGAAACTTGCCTATGGACTCAACATGTCGGAATCTCAAGTCAAG GTTTGGTTTCAAAATCGGCGGACAAAGTGGCGTAAGAAACATGCGGCCGAGTTGGCAACCGCCAAAAAGCGCCAGGAAGAAGCCGAGGTTGTGAACGACGACCTCTTTGATGACGAAGAAATCTACACTGACGATTCGGTtgatgtgaaacaaaaatga
- the LOC124202810 gene encoding neuralized-like protein 4 codes for MAEEPSSCIISSVPLQQQFHSIHGTLVQLSENGFSAFRLRPSHEFNQGLVFSSRSLKDEQVFEVRIDRKVHSWTGSLQIGITTQDPATFHPAPPPNALDIVNKSWVLSGCNLFENGKIIVEDYGPNLDELSEGDRVGVMRTSEGDLVFYVNSFAQGVAVSGIPQTIYAVVDLYGKCVQVSMINHSETHSLPRPLLTLSSVMMDSNQVNQEEESCSTASTPSGALQDRLRFHHRCGTMVKLSAGQRTGERRRPLDEFNNGVVMTQRPLLPDELFEIRIDSLVDKWSGSIEVGITTHNPAALDFPSTMTNLRSGTIMMSGCGILTNGKGTRREYGQCNLDELGEGDRIGLIRKTNGDLHFYVNGRDQGVAASNVPNPVWGVVDLYGRTVRVSLIDREDAVKPPTNEAEEDAPVVVEQLQFHMRCGLHAAVVNGGTTGHRPNAQSDFNHGVVLTSRPLRPDELFEVVLDKVVLKWAGSIEIGVTTQRPEELDFPATMTNVRSGTWMMTGNGVMHNGLTILDDYGTSLDRLGSGDRVGVIRRSNGVLHFFVNGEDQGPAAGNVPEKVYGVVDLYGQAAQVSIVSPSPATPLTDSSPYPSYLYPAPSHLLAPLVSPTSLADSTYALPTSSSSTSASSTLIHTDLSFHRLHGRNTTLSSNCLTASRPNALSEFNDAICITSRPLRPGEVFEVMIEKLVERWSGSLELGVTSIRPENLDFPSTMTDITYGTWMLSGSSVMQDGTITRNGYPLDLDALQEGNRVGLLRHADGSLHYYLNDQDQGAACWGVPQDLYAVIDLYGQCAQVSLVHRPLQVSGIPTNQQEGDATPMDSTASEPRCIQPHRHRISPYCGRAVTLSDDGRTAKREDKDFENGLVFSLLPLQPEESFDVRIDTVSQRWAGSLAVGLTTFHPQEGAVIPSSLSGLESSWYISSSSVFQSGRKILASCLPMEHLAVGDVVSIRRTVESTLHFAVNGRDLSVCVRNIPHGAYVVMDLHGMIQSVSVKSIGKLGSLPESLATTPAVLATNSLPTAGGALPLSLSQLALREAMQGIQSALSSRFGSAFSHQQRFHDHHGRNVVLKNNGQTAQRTASYNQGLVYSKDPLIPGGCFQVKIEQLDERWTGSLMLGVTSIPPEKMPSTPPTCALLLKRPSWVISGRTLHQGGRKIRSDLKFDLNELRVGQSAGVHLSQTGHLHVLIDGIDCGSVAWIGTSESLFAVVDLYGQSTEMSTVSVRSASTTTSTPTTQPALNEEKALRESSNTEKSLTGVRNYSQRSCRYKQSCSRFVHLMGLPDAYLEGEGSVCGCVQCFREEEGTSDKVDEEMKGWCRWTVRNRRQVDKKDGPGINEKWQTAYHQTRPCVVRRILDEGHLLSPDLNVWQRTKAARRSSKGNDGESNGQLLFSPTLQPASLAPIAELYDPILKKNQRGQVVLQVLVQPGSYKVRRATSPLNGPAPTVPTANTVGSVTCSPDPTHQQQLLNPPADTTAITDEDPAILWYTKERGAAIVQALLIRLDETASAST; via the exons ATGGCGGAGGAGCCGTCCAGCTGCATAATATCTTCCGTCCCGCTGCAGCAACAGTTTCACTCAATCCATGGAACTTTAGTTCAGCTATCGGAGAACGGCTTTTCAGCCTTCCGTCTCCGTCCTAGTCACGAATTCAACCAAGGGCTGGTTTTCTCCAGTCGGTCGTTAAAGGACGAGCAGGTCTTTGAAGTCCGGATCGACCGCAag GTTCACTCATGGACAGGTAGTCTACAAATTGGAATTACCACACAAGATCCAGCTACCTTCCACCCCGCCCCTCCTCCAAATGCCCTAGATATTGTCAATAAATCATGG GTTTTGTCTGGATGCAATCTGTttgaaaatggtaaaattatcGTAGAAGACTATGGCCCAAATTTGGATGAATTGAGTGAGGGAGACCGAGTTGGTGTAATGCGCACCTCAGAA GGAGATTTGGTTTTCTATGTTAATTCATTTGCTCAAGGAGTAGCTGTCTCAGGCATCCCTCAAACTATTTATGCTGTTGTCGATCTTTATGGCAAATGTGTTCAGGTTTCTATGATTAACCATAGTGAGACTCATTCACTACCTAGGCCATTATTAA CTTTGAGTTCAGTTATGATGGATAGCAATCAAGTAAATCAGGAAGAAGAATCTTGTAGTACTGCGAGTACACCAAGCGGTGCACTTCAGGATCGATTGCGGTTTCATCATCGGTGTGGCACAATGGTGAAACTTTCGGCTGGACAACGAACTGGCGAACGCAGGCGACCGCTAGACGAGTTTAATAACG GCGTAGTCATGACCCAACGTCCTCTTCTACCTGACGAGCTCTTTGAGATTCGTATCGATAGTTTAGTAGACAAATGGTCTGGCTCTATCGAGGTTGGAATTACAACTCACAACCCAGCTGCTCTGGACTTTCCTTCTACTATGACCAATCTTCGCAGCGGAACG ATTATGATGTCTGGCTGTGGAATCTTGACCAATGGCAAAGGGACCCGTCGTGAGTACGGCCAATGCAACTTGGACGAGTTAGGCGAAGGGGACCGGATCGGACTCATACGCAAGACAAACGGGGATCTGCATTTTTACGTCAATGGTCGTGACCAGGGCGTTGCCGCGTCCAATGTACCAAATCCTGTGTGGGGTGTTGTGGATCTCTACGGGCGGACAGTCAGag TTTCACTGATTGACCGGGAAGACGCCGTTAAACCTCCAACGAATGAGGCAGAAGAAGATGCTCCTGTGGTGGTGGAACAACTGCAGTTTCATATGCGGTGCGGTCTACACGCAGCTGTTGTGAATGGTGGAACGACAGGACATCGACCGAACGCACAAAGTGACTTTAATCACGGTGTCGTGTTGACTAGCCGACCTTTGAGGCCAGACGAATTGTTCGAAGTAGTGTTGGACAAAGTGGTTCTCAAATGGGCGGGTTCCATCGAGATTGGTGTCACGACTCAACGCCCCGAGGAGCTCGACTTTCCTGCCACAATGACCAACGTCCGTTCAGGCACTTGGATGATGACCGGCAACGGCGTGATGCACAATGGACTAACTATTTTGGACGATTATGGAACTTCGCTCGACCGTCTGGGCTCGGGAGATCGGGTCGGTGTGATACGACGTTCGAATGGGGTTTTACACTTCTTCGTCAACGGCGAAGATCAAGGTCCAGCGGCCGGCAATGTTCCAGAAAAGGTTTACGGAGTCGTGGATTTGTACGGCCAAGCAGCCCAAGTATCCATCGTCTCTCCTTCCCCGGCCACTCCGCTAACTGATTCTTCTCCCTATCCGTCCTATCTCTATCCGGCACCGTCTCATCTTCTGGCCCCTTTGGTCTCTCCCACCTCTTTGGCTGACTCCACGTACGCCCTCCCCACTTCATCGTCTTCTACTTCGGCGTCGTCAACGCTCATCCACACGGATTTAAGCTTTCACAGGTTACACGGCCGCAACACAACCTTGTCTAGCAATTGCCTTACGGCGAGTAGACCCAACGCGTTGTCAGAATTCAACGATGCCATCTGCATTACATCAAGGCCCTTGAGACCGGGGGAGGTGTTTGAAGTGATGATCGAAAAACTAGTTGAAAGGTGGTCTGGATCACTTGAACTTGGCGTAACATCCATCCGTCCTGAAAATTTGGATTTCCCTTCAACAATGACGGACATCACTTACGGAACGTGGATGCTCAGCGGTTCATCAGTGATGCAG gaTGGGACCATCACTCGAAACGGTTATCCACTCGACTTGGACGCTTTACAAGAAGGGAATCGAGTTGGGTTATTGCGCCATGCTGACGGAAGTTTACACTACTACCTGAACGACCAAGATCAAGGAGCAGCATGCTGGGGCGTGCCCCAGGATCTTTATGCCGTCATTGATTTGTATGGACAGTGCGCCCAAGTGTCGCTGGTCCACAGACCCCTTCAAGTATCCGGTATACCTACTAACCAACAGGAGGGAGATGCTACTCCAATGGACTCGACCGCCAGTGAACCAAGATGCATCCAGCCGCATCGTCATCGTATCTCACCTTATTGTGGTCGGGCTGTCACTCTGTCAGACGATGGTCGAACGGCCAaacgcgaagataaggatttCGAGAATGGGCTGGTGTTCAGCTTATTGCCGCTGCAACCAGAAGAGTCGTTTGATGTGCGCATCGATACCGTGTCTCAGCGCTGGGCTGGGTCCCTTGCCGTCGGCCTCACTACTTTCCATCCGCAAGAAGGAGCCGTGATTCCTTCAAGTTTAAGTGGTCTGGAGTCTTCGTGGTACATCTCCAGTTCGAGTGTTTTCCAGTCGGGACGCAAAATTCTGGCCTCATGTCTACCCATGGAACATTTGGCCGTTGGGGATGTCGTTAGCATCCGTCGAACGGTGGAATCCACTCTTCATTTCGCTGTGAACGGCCGGGACTTGTCCGTCTGCGTTCGCAACATTCCTCATGGCGCGTACGTTGTGATGGATCTACACGGAATGATTCAGTCT GTGAGTGTCAAAAGCATTGGAAAACTTGGGTCGTTACCGGAATCGCTTGCGACAACTCCAGCCGTTTTGGCAACCAATTCGTTACCAACGGCAGGTGGAGCTCTTCCGTTGTCACTGAGCCAGCTAGCACTGCGCGAAGCGATGCAAGGAATCCAAAGTGCGCTGAGTAGTCGCTTCGGCAGTGCATTCAGTCACCAGCAACGCTTTCACGATCATCACGGTCGCAACGTTGTCTTAAAGAATAACGGCCAGACAGCCCAGCGAACGGCCAGCTACAATCAG GGCCTGGTATATTCTAAGGATCCACTTATACCTGGAGGCTGCTTTCAAGTTAAGATTGAACAATTGGACGAACGTTGGACAGGCTCGTTGATGCTTGGAGTGACGTCAATTCCGCCTGAAAAAATGCCATCGACTCCGCCTACCTGTGCGCTTCTACTTAAGCGACCTAGTTGGGTCATCAGTGGACGGACCCTGCATCAAGGTGGCCGTAAGATACGATCCGACCTCAAGTTTGATTTGAACGAATTGCGAGTTGGTCAGAGCGCCGGTGTTCACTTGAGCCAAACGGGCCACCTGCACGTTCTGATTGACGGAATTGATTGCGGTTCCGTGGCGTGGATTGGAACCAGTGAATCGCTTTTCGCCGTCGTCGATCTTTATGGGCAGAGTACAGAAATGTCCACGGTATCCGTGCGCTCAGCTTCAACTACCACCTCGACTCCCACAACTCAGCCGGCCTTGAATGAAGAGAAAGCCTTGCGAGAAAGTTCCAACACGGAAAAGAGTTTGACAGGTGTGAGAAACTACTCTCAGCGTTCCTGTCGCTACAAGCAGAGTTGCTCAAGATTCGTCCATCTAATGGGTCTACCGGACGCGTATCTCGAGGGCGAGGGAAGTGTTTGCGGCTGCGTTCAGTGCTTCCGCGAAGAGGAAGGCACGTCAGACAAGGTGGACGAGGAGATGAAGGGTTGGTGTCGCTGGACTGTCAGGAATCGTCGACAAGTGGACAAGAAAGACGGACCTGGCATCAACGAGAAATGGCAAACGGCGTATCATCAAACACGCCCTTGTGTCGTCCGCCGGATCCTGGATGAAGGCCATTTGCTTTCGCCGGATTTGAATGTTTGGCAGAGAACAAAGGCTGCCCGTCGGAGTAGCAAAGGCAACGATGGGGAATCTAATGGGCAGCTACTCTTTTCTCCAACTTTACAGCCTGCGTCGTTGGCACCGATTGCAGAACTTTACGACCCAATTCTTAAG aaaaatcaacgtGGTCAGGTGGTTTTACAAGTGCTCGTCCAGCCGGGATCCTACAAAGTCCGGAGGGCAACCAGTCCTCTCAACGGTCCAGCGCCGACAGTCCCGACCGCTAATACAGTGGGATCAGTGACTTGTAGTCCAGATCCAACTCATCAACAACAGTTGCTGAATCCACCCGCAGACACGACCGCAATAACGGATGAAGACCCAGCCATTTTATGGTACACCAAGGAACGGGGAGCTGCTATTGTACAGGCGCTCTTGATCAGATTAGACGAAACTGCCTCGGCTTCGACCTGA
- the LOC124202811 gene encoding pyridoxine-5'-phosphate oxidase-like isoform X1, translating to MLSSRYLIFHLKISLPHPLKSLLGKAMATETSNKSQGIDLGGMRKPYNEKHNTFTEDSLVAKEPIKQFQSWFDVACQTPNILEANAMCLSTASNTGKPSARYVLLKGFDKEGFRFFTNYSSRKGIELEENPFAALTFYWEPLLKSVRIEGAVKKLPAEASDEYFQSRPRSSQIGALVSSQSQAISSRQVLVDDEEKLTKEYADEKIPIPRPDKWGGYVVIPEVIEFWQGQSTRIHDRIRFRRPSSSEEPDGVLTHQGDEGWIYERLAP from the exons ATGTTATCATCAAGATACCTAATTTTTCATCTTAAGATCTCTCTCCCTCATCCCTTGAAAAGCCTTCTTGGAAAGGCCATGGCGACAGAAACTTCAAATAAATCTCAAGGGATAGACCTAGGAG GAATGCGAAAACCTTACAATGAGAAGCACAACACATTCACTGAGGACAGCCTTGTTGCTAAAGAGCCTATAAAACAATTCCAATCATGGTTTGATGTTGCTTGCCAAACACCAAATATTCTTGAAGCAAATGCCATGTGTTTGTCAACAGCTTCCAA CACAGGGAAACCCTCCGCTCGTTACGTGTTGCTCAAAGGGTTCGATAAAGAAGGATTTCGATTTTTCACCAACTACTCCAGCAGGAAAGGAATCGAGTTG GAAGAAAATCCATTTGCAGCCCTCACTTTCTACTGGGAACCTTTGCTAAAATCT gtTAGGATAGAGGGTGCAGTGAAAAAACTTCCAGCCGAAGCCTCTGATGAATACTTTCAATCTCGACCCCGTAGCAGCCAGATTGGAGCGCTAGTTTCA TCTCAGAGCCAAGCAATTTCATCCCGTCAAGTACTGGTTGATGACGAGGAAAAATTGACGAAAGAATACGCCGACGAAAAGATCCCCATTCCAAGACCGGATAAATG GGGAGGTTACGTTGTAATTCCAGAAGTCATCGAGTTTTGGCAAGGACAGTCTACTAGAATCCATGATCGGATTCGATTTCGACGACCGTCGTCCAGTGAAGAGCCGGACGGTGTCTTGACTCACCAAGGAGACGAAGGTTGGATTTATGAACGCCTTGCTCCGTAA
- the LOC124202811 gene encoding pyridoxine-5'-phosphate oxidase-like isoform X2, whose amino-acid sequence MRKPYNEKHNTFTEDSLVAKEPIKQFQSWFDVACQTPNILEANAMCLSTASNTGKPSARYVLLKGFDKEGFRFFTNYSSRKGIELEENPFAALTFYWEPLLKSVRIEGAVKKLPAEASDEYFQSRPRSSQIGALVSSQSQAISSRQVLVDDEEKLTKEYADEKIPIPRPDKWGGYVVIPEVIEFWQGQSTRIHDRIRFRRPSSSEEPDGVLTHQGDEGWIYERLAP is encoded by the exons ATGCGAAAACCTTACAATGAGAAGCACAACACATTCACTGAGGACAGCCTTGTTGCTAAAGAGCCTATAAAACAATTCCAATCATGGTTTGATGTTGCTTGCCAAACACCAAATATTCTTGAAGCAAATGCCATGTGTTTGTCAACAGCTTCCAA CACAGGGAAACCCTCCGCTCGTTACGTGTTGCTCAAAGGGTTCGATAAAGAAGGATTTCGATTTTTCACCAACTACTCCAGCAGGAAAGGAATCGAGTTG GAAGAAAATCCATTTGCAGCCCTCACTTTCTACTGGGAACCTTTGCTAAAATCT gtTAGGATAGAGGGTGCAGTGAAAAAACTTCCAGCCGAAGCCTCTGATGAATACTTTCAATCTCGACCCCGTAGCAGCCAGATTGGAGCGCTAGTTTCA TCTCAGAGCCAAGCAATTTCATCCCGTCAAGTACTGGTTGATGACGAGGAAAAATTGACGAAAGAATACGCCGACGAAAAGATCCCCATTCCAAGACCGGATAAATG GGGAGGTTACGTTGTAATTCCAGAAGTCATCGAGTTTTGGCAAGGACAGTCTACTAGAATCCATGATCGGATTCGATTTCGACGACCGTCGTCCAGTGAAGAGCCGGACGGTGTCTTGACTCACCAAGGAGACGAAGGTTGGATTTATGAACGCCTTGCTCCGTAA
- the LOC124202812 gene encoding DNA-directed RNA polymerase III subunit RPC7-like isoform X1 has product MGGRGRGRGNAVSFNIEQLGFGRGEAGPVSVTQPPPLFPSLENRPLPLIKDVENEYILVTQKDLSTRMRNSPFYLKPSEKINSTSYEKELPVLWNRMPAELRETLPKRLATGNSKVTLNAKKKKVEDPDKIFAKLEKKERTESEVEEDGDGKEDEDDQDKSDDEKVEMEDDVVEDDDPEMDDETDYANNYFENGEAYLDDEDGQDDGEAQF; this is encoded by the exons ATGGGTGGAAGAGGACGAGGGAGAGGAAATGCGGTTTCCTTTAACATTGAGCAATTGGGATTTGGTAGAGGTGAAGCAGGTCCAGTTTCTGTTACTCAACCTCCTCCACTATTCCCCTCTCTAg AAAACAGGCCTCTTCCATTAATTAAAGATGTGGAAAATGAGTATATACTGGTTACCCAAAAGGATTTGAGCACAAGAATGAGAAACTCACCGTTTTACTTGAAACCCTCAGAAAA AATCAATAGCACATCTTATGAAAAAGAGCTACCTGTTCTATGGAATCGAATGCCTGCTGAACTTAGGGAAACTCTCCCCAAGAGGTTAGCAACTGGCAATTCAAAAGTCACTCTGAAtgctaaaaagaagaaagttgaaGACCCTGATAAAATTTTTGCCAAgcttgaaaagaaagaaagaactgaAAGTGAAGTAGAAGAGGATGGAG ATgggaaagaagatgaagatgatcaAGATAAATCAGATGATGAGAAAGTGGAAATGGAAGATGATGTTGTGGAAGATGATGATCCAGAAATGGATGATGAAACAGACTATgctaataattattttgaaaatggtgaAGCTTATTTGGATGATGAAGACGGCCAAGATGATGGAGAAGCCCAGTTTTAG
- the LOC124202812 gene encoding DNA-directed RNA polymerase III subunit RPC7-like isoform X2, with the protein MGGRGRGRGNAVSFNIEQLGFGRGEAGPVSVTQPPPLFPSLENRPLPLIKDVENEYILVTQKDLSTRMRNSPFYLKPSENTSYEKELPVLWNRMPAELRETLPKRLATGNSKVTLNAKKKKVEDPDKIFAKLEKKERTESEVEEDGDGKEDEDDQDKSDDEKVEMEDDVVEDDDPEMDDETDYANNYFENGEAYLDDEDGQDDGEAQF; encoded by the exons ATGGGTGGAAGAGGACGAGGGAGAGGAAATGCGGTTTCCTTTAACATTGAGCAATTGGGATTTGGTAGAGGTGAAGCAGGTCCAGTTTCTGTTACTCAACCTCCTCCACTATTCCCCTCTCTAg AAAACAGGCCTCTTCCATTAATTAAAGATGTGGAAAATGAGTATATACTGGTTACCCAAAAGGATTTGAGCACAAGAATGAGAAACTCACCGTTTTACTTGAAACCCTCAGAAAA CACATCTTATGAAAAAGAGCTACCTGTTCTATGGAATCGAATGCCTGCTGAACTTAGGGAAACTCTCCCCAAGAGGTTAGCAACTGGCAATTCAAAAGTCACTCTGAAtgctaaaaagaagaaagttgaaGACCCTGATAAAATTTTTGCCAAgcttgaaaagaaagaaagaactgaAAGTGAAGTAGAAGAGGATGGAG ATgggaaagaagatgaagatgatcaAGATAAATCAGATGATGAGAAAGTGGAAATGGAAGATGATGTTGTGGAAGATGATGATCCAGAAATGGATGATGAAACAGACTATgctaataattattttgaaaatggtgaAGCTTATTTGGATGATGAAGACGGCCAAGATGATGGAGAAGCCCAGTTTTAG